The following proteins are co-located in the Argopecten irradians isolate NY unplaced genomic scaffold, Ai_NY scaffold_0700, whole genome shotgun sequence genome:
- the LOC138313474 gene encoding uncharacterized protein MCAP_0864-like: MPTGPDVNKSDVADNGLRKSNRTSNTRGAKEKSISTGGSFTAPWTEEPWTCSVCNKLYTDKDSKLLECQRCEGHFCTKCLDKGDNEYAVLSKSNAMWFCAPCRVHIEKNINNEKMIEQKCKEIMNEFETRITQIESELKNKCDENKVRDIIKEEMATGVNRETQSLSTEAPKTTTNTQEVLSELEDRKKRENNIICFGIEEQTSNEGSERKRKDEKTIRDILSACKLNKELLDSITKVVRLGKIKKPESNAKENEDAKPRPILVSFGSIEDKKLFFKNIRELQTTKEYKSVRISNDLTKTERENEAKLRDDANRMNTEKSQSGKYVFRVRGPPWDRKIVRQIKKGT, translated from the coding sequence ATGCCTACTGGACCAGATGTAAACAAATCGGACGTCGCGGACAACGGCTTGCGGAAGAGTAATCGAACGTCAAATACAAGGGGAGCAAAGGAAAAATCTATATCAACTGGAGGATCTTTCACTGCTCCATGGACAGAAGAGCCATGGACTTGTTCAGTTTGCAACAAACTCTACACAGATAAGGATTCTAAACTATTAGAATGTCAACGCTGCGAAGGCCATTTCTGCACTAAATGCTTGGACAAGGGAGACAATGAGTACGCTGTACTCTCAAAGTCGAATGCTATGTGGTTCTGCGCTCCATGCAGAGTCCATATAGAAAAGAATATTAACAATGAAAAAATGATTGAGCAGAAATGCAAGGAAATAATGAACGAGTTTGAAACAAGGATCACGCAAATTGAATCTGAACTCAAGAACAAATGTGATGAAAACAAAGTGAGGGACATTATAAAGGAGGAAATGGCAACTGGAGTAAATAGAGAAACACAGTCTCTATCGACAGAAGCCCCCAAAACCACCACCAACACCCAAGAAGTTCTATCAGAACTAGAAGATAGAAAGAAAAGGGAAAATAACATCATCTGTTTTGGAATTGAAGAACAAACAAGCAATGAGGGAAGCGAAAGAAAAAGAAAGGATGAGAAAACGATACGGGATATCTTGTCAGCTTGTAAACTTAACAAGGAACTGCTTGACAGTATCACTAAAGTGGTACGTCTAGGGAAAATTAAGAAGCCTGAAAGCAATGCCAAAGAAAATGAAGATGCAAAACCAAGGCCAATATTGGTTTCATTTGGATCAATAGAGGATAAAAAGCTCTTCTTTAAAAACATAAGGGAGCTGCAAACAACTAAGGAATACAAATCAGTTAGGATCAGCAACGACCTAACGAAAACTGAAAGAGAAAATGAAGCAAAACTAAGAGACGATGCAAATCGCATGAACACAGAAAAATCTCAGTCGGGGAAATATGTATTTCGAGTAAGGGGCCCACCTTGGGACAGAAAAATTGTCCGGCAAATAAAGAAAGGAACCTAA